A genomic segment from Syntrophotalea acetylenivorans encodes:
- the ftsW gene encoding putative lipid II flippase FtsW, with product MTLQRGYDHTILVLAVALTCFGLVMVYSSSSVMAVGKYQDGFHFLKRQGIFALAGLVLLAGFMRFDYHRWRKLAVPGLICSALALILVLVPGVGAQVNGACRWIRLPGFNFQPAEAVKLAMVVYVAHSLAKKQDKVKTFKLGILPYMIVLSLLLGLLLLQPDLGSALTLAIVAGLMLLAAGTRISHLLYIVLLSLPFLYYAVWHVAYRRRRIMAFLDPWQDPTDTGFQIIQSLIAFGTGGFFGNGLGEGKQKLYYLPEAHTDFIFSVVGEELGFAGVLVITAMFLMLVLRGLRTALQAPDDFGRHLAFGITTLLGLEAFINIAVVMGLLPTKGLALPFVSYGGTSLLVTMVAVGILLNVSSQTKEGTP from the coding sequence ATGACCTTGCAACGGGGCTACGATCATACCATCCTGGTGCTGGCGGTGGCGTTGACCTGTTTCGGCCTGGTTATGGTCTATTCATCTTCTTCGGTGATGGCGGTGGGGAAATATCAGGACGGGTTTCATTTTCTCAAGCGCCAGGGGATCTTTGCCCTGGCCGGTCTTGTTCTGCTGGCCGGGTTTATGCGTTTTGATTACCACCGGTGGCGCAAACTGGCGGTTCCGGGGCTGATTTGCAGCGCTCTCGCCCTGATTCTGGTATTGGTGCCCGGTGTCGGGGCCCAGGTCAACGGTGCCTGTCGGTGGATTCGGTTGCCAGGGTTCAATTTTCAGCCGGCCGAAGCGGTAAAACTGGCGATGGTCGTTTACGTCGCTCATTCCCTGGCCAAGAAACAGGATAAGGTCAAGACCTTTAAACTCGGCATTCTGCCCTATATGATCGTGCTATCGCTGTTGCTCGGCTTGTTACTGCTGCAGCCCGATCTTGGCAGCGCCTTGACTCTGGCGATCGTCGCCGGGTTGATGTTGCTGGCTGCCGGAACACGCATCAGTCACCTGCTCTATATTGTCCTGCTTTCACTGCCTTTTCTTTACTATGCAGTATGGCACGTAGCCTACCGGCGGCGGCGGATCATGGCCTTCCTCGATCCCTGGCAAGATCCGACGGACACGGGTTTTCAGATTATTCAGAGCCTGATTGCTTTTGGTACTGGCGGTTTTTTCGGCAACGGTCTGGGCGAAGGAAAGCAGAAACTCTATTATTTGCCCGAAGCCCACACCGATTTCATCTTTTCGGTGGTCGGCGAAGAACTTGGCTTTGCCGGTGTGCTGGTAATTACCGCCATGTTTCTGATGTTGGTGCTGCGGGGCTTGCGCACTGCCCTGCAGGCACCGGATGATTTTGGCCGGCACCTGGCCTTCGGTATTACGACCCTGCTTGGGTTGGAGGCCTTTATCAATATCGCCGTGGTCATGGGTCTGTTGCCGACGAAGGGACTGGCGCTGCCCTTTGTTTCCTACGGGGGCACCAGCTTGTTGGTGACCATGGTGGCGGTGGGCATATTGCTGAATGTTTCCAGCCAGACCAAGGAGGGGACGCCATGA
- the murG gene encoding undecaprenyldiphospho-muramoylpentapeptide beta-N-acetylglucosaminyltransferase, producing the protein MKLLLAGGGTGGHLFPAVALAQKLLASDAEAQVLFVGTKRGIEARVLPELGLPLETVNIRGLVGQGVWGKLRLVPQLANSIRQASRILDRFKPDVVLGVGGYASGPALLAARLKGIPCVIHEQNAWPGLTNRLLARWAERVCLSFSEADRAFNRGRTILTGNPLRNGMEDCPPLPSNELTLLVFGGSRGARAINRAMVGALPHLEEFRGRLRIQHQTGAADLQETQEGYSQAGWDDAEVVPFINDMAAAYAKAHLVICRAGATTLAELTVCGRPSILIPYPFAAADHQTANARMLSSKGAGLMLPQSEMTSDCLARMVSDLLQDRSRLNSMAGVARSLAKRGAAELILDECRRLAEAAQR; encoded by the coding sequence ATGAAATTATTATTGGCGGGGGGCGGCACTGGCGGTCATCTTTTCCCGGCCGTGGCCTTGGCTCAAAAATTACTGGCTAGCGACGCCGAAGCTCAGGTGTTGTTTGTCGGCACCAAACGGGGTATCGAAGCGCGGGTTCTGCCGGAACTTGGCCTGCCACTGGAAACGGTCAACATCCGCGGTCTGGTCGGACAGGGTGTCTGGGGCAAACTGCGGCTTGTGCCGCAACTGGCAAATAGTATTCGCCAGGCGTCGCGCATCCTTGACCGCTTTAAACCCGATGTGGTACTCGGGGTGGGCGGTTATGCCTCAGGACCGGCTTTGTTGGCGGCTCGTTTAAAAGGCATCCCTTGTGTGATTCATGAACAGAATGCCTGGCCGGGACTGACCAACCGGTTGCTGGCTCGTTGGGCCGAGAGGGTCTGCCTGTCCTTCAGCGAGGCGGATCGGGCCTTTAATCGCGGACGCACCATATTGACCGGTAATCCGCTGCGCAACGGTATGGAAGATTGCCCTCCCTTGCCGTCGAATGAGCTGACCCTGCTGGTATTCGGTGGCAGTCGTGGTGCACGGGCCATTAACCGGGCGATGGTCGGTGCCTTGCCCCATCTCGAAGAATTTCGGGGTCGTTTGCGGATTCAACATCAGACCGGGGCTGCCGATCTGCAAGAGACACAGGAAGGCTACAGTCAGGCTGGTTGGGATGACGCCGAGGTGGTGCCCTTTATTAACGACATGGCCGCGGCCTATGCGAAAGCCCACCTGGTGATCTGCCGGGCCGGGGCGACCACTCTCGCCGAGCTGACCGTCTGCGGCCGGCCCTCAATTTTGATTCCCTATCCCTTTGCGGCCGCCGATCATCAGACCGCCAATGCACGCATGTTGAGCAGTAAGGGGGCGGGGTTGATGTTGCCTCAGTCGGAAATGACCAGCGACTGTCTGGCGCGAATGGTCAGCGACCTGTTGCAGGACCGGTCACGATTGAACTCAATGGCCGGTGTGGCCCGATCCCTGGCCAAGCGGGGAGCCGCCGAGCTGATTTTGGATGAATGCCGCCGCCTTGCCGAAGCTGCGCAACGGTAG
- the murC gene encoding UDP-N-acetylmuramate--L-alanine ligase, whose translation MYGKIRKIHFVGIGGIGMSGIAEVLLNLGYRVSGSDLRESEITCRLIELGGEICYGHSAENLQEVDVVVTSTAVKADNPEVLEAHRLLVPVIPRAEMLAELMRMKYGIAVAGTHGKTTTTSMVATVLSHGGIDPTVVIGGRLDSIGSNAKLGQGKFLVAEADESDGSFMKLSPTIAVVTNVDADHLDFYRDLDQIKETFSEFINKVPFFGVAVLCLDDANIQSMIPQVQKRFVTYGLSTQADFNAIDIEHREERTSFTVCYQGERLGRLSMRMPGQHNVLNALAAVAVARELEIPFATIAEAFHDFCGVQRRFQCKYQRNDIMVVDDYGHHPAEVRVTLAAARAGWDRRVVAVFQPHRHSRTAALFDDFVTAFYQADHLVVMDIYAAGEEAIEGVSAQRLAEEIHGHGHKEVHYVATAEEVAAHLQSTVQEGDLVITLGAGNVWQVGESLIEYLRRDDSV comes from the coding sequence ATGTACGGTAAAATTCGCAAAATACATTTTGTGGGCATCGGTGGAATCGGCATGAGCGGTATTGCGGAAGTCCTGCTCAATCTCGGCTACCGGGTCTCCGGTTCCGATTTGCGGGAATCTGAAATTACCTGCCGGCTGATCGAGCTGGGTGGCGAAATCTGCTACGGCCATTCTGCGGAGAACTTGCAGGAAGTCGATGTGGTGGTGACATCGACGGCGGTCAAAGCCGATAACCCTGAAGTTCTGGAAGCCCATCGCCTGTTGGTGCCGGTTATTCCCAGGGCCGAGATGTTGGCTGAGTTGATGCGCATGAAATACGGTATTGCCGTGGCGGGCACCCACGGTAAAACGACCACTACCAGCATGGTGGCCACCGTCCTGTCCCACGGCGGCATTGATCCTACGGTCGTCATCGGAGGCCGCCTCGACTCCATCGGTTCCAACGCCAAACTCGGTCAGGGTAAATTCCTGGTCGCCGAGGCGGACGAATCGGACGGTTCCTTCATGAAACTGTCCCCGACCATTGCGGTGGTTACCAATGTCGATGCCGATCATCTCGATTTTTATCGGGACCTGGACCAGATCAAGGAGACCTTCAGCGAGTTTATCAATAAGGTTCCCTTTTTCGGTGTGGCAGTATTGTGCCTCGACGATGCAAATATTCAGAGTATGATTCCGCAGGTGCAAAAGCGCTTCGTCACCTACGGTCTATCCACCCAGGCCGATTTCAACGCGATCGATATCGAGCACCGGGAGGAACGGACCTCTTTTACCGTTTGCTATCAGGGAGAGCGTCTGGGGCGCCTGTCCATGCGCATGCCGGGGCAGCATAACGTGCTCAACGCTCTGGCGGCCGTAGCTGTAGCTCGCGAGCTGGAGATCCCCTTCGCCACCATCGCCGAGGCTTTTCATGATTTTTGCGGGGTGCAGCGCCGCTTCCAGTGCAAGTATCAGCGGAACGATATCATGGTGGTCGACGATTACGGACACCATCCCGCCGAGGTCCGCGTCACGCTGGCGGCAGCCCGGGCCGGTTGGGACCGTCGGGTGGTAGCGGTTTTTCAACCCCATCGTCACAGCCGCACGGCGGCACTGTTTGACGACTTTGTGACCGCCTTCTACCAGGCAGATCACCTGGTGGTGATGGACATCTATGCCGCCGGGGAAGAGGCCATAGAAGGTGTCAGCGCTCAGCGCTTGGCAGAAGAAATTCATGGTCATGGCCATAAAGAGGTTCATTACGTCGCCACGGCTGAAGAGGTGGCGGCCCATCTGCAAAGTACGGTACAGGAGGGTGACCTGGTTATTACCCTCGGCGCCGGCAATGTCTGGCAGGTAGGCGAAAGTCTGATCGAGTATCTGCGACGGGATGACAGTGTCTGA
- the murB gene encoding UDP-N-acetylmuramate dehydrogenase yields MSESIVKELRAALRGDVLTSEPMSRHTTWRIGGPADLFVQPQDRDDLLTALKILQQAQLPWQVIGNGSNMLVGDGGIRGAVIHMGRLDRYDFSAAPLVTAEGGLRLMTLVREACKSGLGGLEQLAGIPGTLGGSVAMNAGAGQQDLGRLVRTVVLAGADGEEQWTAEQLRFAYRSTNLPAGRVVVAVQLKLVSAEAESLQEEVKQRLLQRRRSQGVGRPNAGSVFKNPPGEQAWKLIDRAGMRGAVVGGARVSERHSNFIVNGGSARAADVLTLMEQIQDRVYRQSGINLEPEVRIVGEL; encoded by the coding sequence GTGTCTGAGTCCATTGTAAAAGAGCTACGCGCCGCCCTTCGTGGCGATGTGCTGACCTCCGAGCCGATGAGTCGCCATACCACCTGGCGCATCGGCGGCCCGGCCGATCTCTTTGTGCAGCCGCAAGATCGGGACGATCTGCTGACTGCTTTGAAAATTTTGCAGCAAGCGCAGTTGCCCTGGCAGGTCATCGGCAACGGCAGCAACATGCTGGTGGGCGATGGCGGTATCCGCGGCGCAGTTATCCATATGGGCCGACTCGATCGCTACGATTTTTCTGCAGCACCACTGGTTACCGCCGAAGGCGGGCTACGCCTCATGACCCTGGTCCGAGAAGCCTGCAAATCAGGACTTGGCGGACTGGAGCAGTTGGCCGGCATTCCCGGCACCCTGGGTGGCTCGGTAGCGATGAATGCCGGTGCGGGGCAGCAGGATCTCGGCCGGTTGGTGCGCACGGTGGTGCTCGCCGGCGCCGATGGCGAGGAACAATGGACTGCCGAGCAACTGCGTTTTGCTTACCGCAGCACCAATCTTCCCGCCGGACGGGTGGTGGTTGCCGTCCAGCTCAAGTTGGTAAGTGCCGAAGCCGAGTCTCTGCAAGAGGAAGTAAAACAACGGTTATTGCAGCGACGCCGTTCGCAGGGGGTCGGTCGGCCCAACGCAGGATCGGTTTTTAAAAATCCTCCGGGAGAACAAGCCTGGAAACTCATCGACCGGGCCGGTATGCGGGGCGCTGTCGTTGGCGGAGCCCGGGTTTCAGAGCGGCACAGCAATTTTATCGTCAATGGCGGATCGGCCAGAGCTGCCGACGTGCTGACGCTGATGGAGCAGATACAGGATCGGGTCTACCGGCAAAGCGGCATCAACCTGGAGCCAGAGGTTCGCATTGTCGGTGAACTATGA
- a CDS encoding D-alanine--D-alanine ligase → MIGDTPREKPIAVLMGGLSAERDVSLRTGEAVLQSLKRLGYAAFAIDAGRDLPSRLTWQQASKVFIALHGRYGEDGTVQGLLEIMQLPYTGSGVLASSMAMDKVVTKKLLVYHNQPTPAFVECTAADLVQGPLAECPPLPVVVKPAREGSTIGISLVRKEEELQPALEEALRHDELVLVEQFIAGREVTVGVLDGEALPIIEVVPEGGFYDYQAKYTAGRTEYLLPAPLESELYANLQQAAVEVFNILGCSGAARIDFMIRDDKFFCLEANTIPGMTETSLLPKAAAAAGISFDQLVERILAGAGINK, encoded by the coding sequence ATGATCGGCGACACTCCGAGAGAAAAACCGATAGCGGTACTGATGGGTGGCCTTTCGGCGGAAAGGGACGTGTCCCTGCGGACTGGCGAAGCAGTTCTTCAATCCCTGAAAAGGTTGGGCTATGCCGCTTTTGCTATCGACGCCGGTCGCGATCTGCCGAGTCGCTTGACCTGGCAGCAGGCTTCAAAGGTCTTTATCGCTTTGCACGGGCGTTACGGTGAGGACGGTACGGTTCAGGGCCTGCTGGAAATCATGCAACTGCCTTACACGGGCAGCGGGGTGCTGGCGTCGAGCATGGCCATGGACAAGGTTGTGACCAAGAAGTTGCTGGTCTATCATAACCAGCCGACCCCGGCTTTTGTCGAATGTACGGCTGCCGATCTTGTGCAAGGCCCGTTGGCCGAATGCCCGCCACTGCCAGTAGTGGTCAAGCCGGCCCGGGAAGGTTCGACAATCGGTATCAGCCTGGTGCGCAAAGAAGAAGAACTTCAGCCCGCATTGGAAGAAGCCTTGCGCCATGACGAATTGGTGTTGGTTGAACAATTTATCGCCGGCCGGGAAGTGACGGTCGGTGTGCTCGACGGTGAAGCCTTGCCGATAATCGAGGTGGTGCCCGAAGGTGGGTTTTATGATTATCAAGCCAAGTACACCGCAGGCCGCACCGAATATCTGTTGCCGGCGCCGTTGGAATCGGAACTCTATGCCAATCTGCAACAAGCCGCGGTAGAGGTCTTCAATATTCTGGGGTGTTCCGGCGCAGCCCGCATCGATTTTATGATTCGCGACGATAAATTCTTTTGTCTCGAAGCCAATACCATTCCCGGCATGACCGAAACCAGCTTGCTGCCGAAGGCCGCCGCTGCCGCCGGCATTTCCTTCGATCAGTTGGTCGAACGGATTCTGGCGGGAGCCGGAATCAATAAATAG
- a CDS encoding cell division protein FtsQ/DivIB, which translates to MRSLKQPRSVRRNRLKKQKKPLPWKQLLARLFRVTVFCGSAAFLLFGAVLIGRLLLVSGYFAVTSVRVENSQRLKQEEVLALSDIEQGSNIFDLDLNMIGAKIEENPWVASARVERVFPNEVTIRIQERQPQAIVRLGYLYYVDIDGEIFKMLDAGDRLDYPLISGIDRQLLLDNPEQARELLLGALGLLDELSERRVFSLDQVSELRVTAQEGITLYTYRGGVPVRFGHNGYSTKLDRLERIYRELRPRLASIDYIDLNVVERVIVKLESHRNRGRG; encoded by the coding sequence GTGCGAAGCCTCAAACAGCCCAGGTCGGTTCGTAGAAACCGGCTGAAAAAACAGAAAAAGCCCTTGCCCTGGAAACAACTGCTGGCCCGCTTGTTCAGGGTCACGGTCTTCTGTGGCAGTGCGGCCTTTCTTCTGTTCGGCGCGGTGCTGATTGGAAGGCTGCTGCTGGTCTCCGGCTACTTCGCAGTGACATCTGTGCGTGTCGAGAATAGCCAGCGCCTCAAGCAGGAGGAAGTATTGGCTCTGTCGGATATCGAACAGGGCAGCAATATTTTCGACCTCGACCTCAATATGATCGGCGCCAAGATCGAAGAAAACCCCTGGGTCGCCAGTGCACGAGTGGAACGGGTTTTTCCTAATGAAGTGACGATTCGTATCCAAGAGCGACAGCCTCAAGCCATTGTTCGCCTCGGATACCTCTATTATGTTGATATTGACGGTGAAATCTTTAAAATGCTTGATGCTGGCGACCGTCTCGATTACCCTCTGATATCCGGGATCGATCGGCAGTTGCTGTTGGATAACCCGGAACAGGCTCGTGAGTTGCTTCTGGGGGCTTTGGGGCTGCTGGATGAACTTTCGGAGCGCCGGGTATTCAGTCTGGATCAGGTGTCGGAACTGAGGGTTACGGCACAGGAGGGTATTACCCTCTATACTTATCGGGGCGGAGTGCCGGTGCGTTTCGGTCATAACGGTTATAGCACTAAACTCGATCGCCTGGAGCGCATCTATCGTGAGTTGCGGCCCCGGCTCGCTTCCATCGATTATATCGATCTGAATGTTGTCGAACGCGTTATTGTCAAGCTCGAGAGCCATCGCAATCGCGGCCGGGGCTAA
- the ftsA gene encoding cell division protein FtsA, translating into MSNHKENLIVGLDIGTTKICAIVGNLTDEGLDIVGIGTSPSRGLRKGVVINIESTVESIHKALQEAELMAGCEIKSVFAGIAGGHIKGFNSQGVIAIKNREVTKEDIDRVIDAAKALAIPMDREVIHVLPQEFIIDDQDGIKEPLGMSGVRLEAKVHIVTGAVASAQNIVKSCNRANVNVADIVLEQLASSESVLSADEKELGVAMVDIGGGTTDIAIYLDGAIKHTSVLSLGGNHLTNDIAVGLRTPMAEAEKIKQQYGCCLTSMVGKDESIEVPSVGGREPRVLSRQLLAEILEPRVEEIFTLVNREIIRSGYEDFIASGVVITGGTSILPGMPEMAEQIFNLPVRRGVPQGIGGLTDVVNSPIYATGVGLVKYGSRNLKAHKFMIGQDNVFDKVVRRMKEWLHEFF; encoded by the coding sequence ATGAGCAATCACAAGGAGAACCTGATCGTCGGGCTCGATATCGGTACGACCAAAATCTGTGCGATCGTCGGCAATCTGACCGACGAGGGGCTTGATATTGTCGGCATCGGTACAAGCCCTTCCCGGGGGCTGCGAAAAGGTGTGGTAATTAATATCGAGAGCACCGTCGAGTCGATTCATAAGGCTCTGCAGGAAGCGGAGCTGATGGCCGGCTGCGAAATCAAGTCGGTCTTTGCCGGTATCGCCGGCGGGCATATCAAAGGATTTAATTCCCAGGGCGTGATCGCGATTAAAAACCGCGAGGTCACCAAGGAAGATATCGACCGGGTCATCGATGCGGCCAAAGCTTTGGCCATCCCTATGGACCGGGAAGTGATTCATGTGCTGCCACAGGAATTTATCATCGATGATCAGGACGGCATCAAGGAGCCCCTCGGAATGAGCGGTGTGCGCCTTGAGGCCAAAGTCCATATCGTCACCGGCGCGGTGGCCAGTGCACAGAATATCGTCAAGAGTTGCAATCGGGCCAACGTCAACGTAGCCGATATCGTTCTTGAGCAGTTGGCCTCCTCCGAGTCGGTGTTGTCCGCCGACGAAAAGGAGCTCGGGGTCGCCATGGTCGATATCGGCGGCGGTACCACCGATATTGCCATTTACCTCGATGGTGCCATCAAACACACCTCGGTATTGTCCCTGGGCGGCAACCATCTGACCAACGATATCGCTGTCGGCCTGCGGACCCCCATGGCCGAAGCGGAAAAGATCAAACAGCAGTACGGTTGTTGCTTGACCTCCATGGTGGGCAAGGATGAAAGCATCGAAGTGCCTTCCGTGGGCGGTCGTGAACCGCGGGTCCTTTCGCGCCAACTGCTGGCAGAGATTCTCGAACCCCGGGTGGAAGAAATCTTCACCCTGGTCAATCGGGAGATCATTCGCAGCGGTTACGAAGATTTTATCGCCTCCGGCGTGGTGATCACCGGCGGTACCTCGATTCTGCCGGGAATGCCGGAAATGGCCGAGCAGATTTTCAACTTGCCGGTTCGGCGTGGTGTGCCCCAGGGGATCGGCGGCCTGACCGACGTGGTCAATTCACCCATATACGCTACCGGTGTCGGCCTGGTCAAATACGGCAGCCGCAACCTCAAGGCCCACAAGTTCATGATCGGCCAGGACAATGTATTCGATAAAGTAGTGCGGCGCATGAAGGAATGGCTGCACGAATTCTTTTGA
- the ftsZ gene encoding cell division protein FtsZ, whose amino-acid sequence MFEFDESIDQTAQIKVIGVGGGGGNAVNTMIMSHLDGVEFVCANTDAQALRNSQAPLKLQLGAKLTKGLGAGANPEMGREAALEDRARLAETLDGADMVFIAAGLGGGTGTGAAPVIAEVAKELGALTVGVVTKPFTREGKQRLKKAQLGIDRLKEVVDSLIVIPNDRLLGLSGKNTSILDAFRPSDDVLRQAVQGISDLITTSGLINVDFADVKAIMSERGMAMMGIGIAEGERRASEAAQQAISSPLLEEIDISGAKGVLVNISGSSSMTMEEFDEASSIIHEKVHEDANIIIGLVINEELGDTIKITAIATGFGASFEKGKRNVEELQNRINLTTDKVDRDLPTFIRERQKDAPRGLRTTSSEDHEYDIPTFLRKRVD is encoded by the coding sequence ATGTTTGAATTTGACGAAAGTATCGATCAGACGGCCCAAATCAAGGTAATCGGCGTCGGCGGTGGTGGCGGAAATGCAGTCAACACCATGATCATGTCGCATCTCGATGGGGTGGAGTTTGTCTGCGCCAATACCGATGCACAGGCCCTGCGTAATAGCCAGGCGCCTCTGAAATTGCAGCTCGGTGCCAAACTCACAAAGGGCCTCGGAGCCGGGGCCAACCCGGAAATGGGCCGCGAAGCGGCTTTGGAAGATCGAGCGCGGCTGGCTGAAACTCTCGATGGGGCTGATATGGTCTTTATCGCTGCCGGTCTCGGCGGCGGTACCGGCACCGGCGCCGCTCCGGTTATCGCCGAAGTTGCTAAGGAACTCGGTGCTCTGACCGTCGGTGTAGTCACCAAGCCCTTTACCCGCGAGGGCAAGCAGCGACTGAAAAAAGCCCAGTTGGGCATCGACCGCCTCAAAGAAGTTGTCGATTCCTTGATCGTTATTCCCAACGACCGGCTGCTCGGACTGTCGGGCAAGAACACCAGCATCCTCGATGCCTTTCGCCCCTCGGATGACGTGCTGCGACAGGCCGTGCAGGGTATCTCTGACCTGATTACCACCAGCGGTCTGATCAACGTCGACTTTGCGGATGTCAAAGCGATTATGAGCGAACGGGGCATGGCCATGATGGGCATCGGCATCGCCGAGGGTGAGCGCCGGGCCAGCGAAGCCGCTCAACAGGCCATCAGCAGCCCGCTGCTGGAGGAGATCGATATCTCCGGCGCCAAAGGGGTGTTGGTTAACATCTCCGGTTCGTCGAGCATGACCATGGAAGAATTCGACGAGGCTAGCAGTATTATTCACGAAAAGGTCCACGAAGACGCCAACATTATCATTGGTCTGGTGATCAACGAGGAGCTCGGCGATACCATCAAGATTACCGCCATCGCCACCGGTTTCGGTGCTTCCTTCGAAAAGGGCAAGCGCAATGTGGAAGAGTTGCAGAATCGCATCAATCTGACTACCGACAAGGTCGACCGCGATCTGCCGACCTTTATTCGTGAGCGCCAGAAGGATGCGCCCCGTGGCTTGCGGACAACCTCCAGCGAAGACCACGAGTACGATATTCCGACCTTTTTGCGTAAGCGGGTCGACTAG
- a CDS encoding radical SAM protein, protein MSRRLLENARRRLAAEEGPAPHSWGGRLSVALVYPNTYHQAMSNLGFQWVHHALNRRPDCLCERFFLPDAADLAEHRKTGFSLFSLESARPLSDFDLIAFSISFENDYLHLPILFDLARIPLWAVERGDDFPLVMCGGVCAFLNPEPLAEIMDLFAVGEGEKILPDLLDTLQGGCGDREILLDKLCRKPGIYVPSRYSIEYHEDGTLAAYESIPPAPEHVRRQWLGRLDESQSRTFIHTDDTEFGDMSLVEISRGCGRGCRFCAAGYIYLPPRERSAAALTGQFAEGLCHRQKLGLVSAAVSDHSAIADLEHQIQQAGGQISVSSLRIDSLTAGEVAALKESGHRTVALAPEAGSQRLRNFINKGFDEEQILAAVQLVVEGGIPNLKLYFLLGLPTECEADLAELLSLTEKIRSLWLAEGKKRGRLGQLTLSVNPFIPKPFTPLQWAAMASQADLKKRFRKIRAAIGRLPNTEVIFESLRGAELQAFLARGDRRTGRTLPSLAAGDNLRKACKQAGLDAGFYVTRERGAEELFPWEVIDSGVDRHYLWQEYLRAAEGQLTSPCVSGCQRCGICKKDPNPA, encoded by the coding sequence ATGTCTCGCAGACTTTTAGAAAACGCACGCAGGCGGCTTGCCGCTGAGGAGGGACCTGCTCCTCATTCCTGGGGCGGCCGTCTGAGTGTGGCTCTGGTCTATCCCAATACCTACCATCAGGCTATGAGCAACCTCGGCTTTCAATGGGTGCACCATGCCCTGAACCGTCGGCCCGATTGTCTTTGCGAACGCTTCTTTCTGCCGGATGCCGCTGATCTGGCCGAACATAGAAAGACCGGTTTTAGTCTCTTTTCTCTCGAGTCAGCACGGCCCCTAAGCGATTTTGACCTGATCGCCTTTTCCATCTCTTTTGAGAACGATTATCTGCATCTGCCGATTCTTTTCGATCTGGCCCGAATCCCTCTGTGGGCTGTCGAACGGGGTGATGATTTTCCCCTGGTGATGTGCGGCGGGGTCTGCGCTTTTCTCAACCCCGAGCCACTGGCGGAGATCATGGATTTGTTCGCCGTCGGCGAAGGAGAGAAAATCCTGCCCGATTTGCTCGATACCCTGCAGGGAGGCTGCGGCGACCGAGAGATATTGCTGGATAAACTATGCCGGAAACCCGGCATCTATGTTCCTTCCCGTTATTCCATCGAGTACCATGAGGACGGGACCCTGGCGGCTTATGAATCTATCCCGCCTGCTCCCGAACATGTCCGACGCCAATGGCTGGGACGCCTTGACGAATCCCAGAGTCGAACATTCATCCATACCGATGACACGGAATTCGGCGACATGTCTCTGGTGGAGATCTCCCGCGGATGCGGTCGCGGGTGCCGTTTCTGCGCGGCGGGGTATATTTATCTGCCGCCCCGGGAACGAAGCGCCGCTGCCCTGACGGGCCAGTTTGCCGAGGGGCTTTGCCATCGCCAGAAACTCGGCCTGGTCAGTGCGGCTGTCTCCGATCACAGTGCCATCGCCGATTTAGAGCATCAGATTCAGCAGGCAGGTGGCCAGATTTCCGTGTCTAGTTTGCGCATCGATTCTCTTACGGCAGGTGAGGTTGCGGCTCTAAAAGAGTCGGGGCATCGCACCGTGGCGCTGGCACCAGAGGCCGGCAGTCAAAGGCTGAGAAATTTCATTAATAAGGGGTTCGACGAAGAGCAGATCCTTGCTGCGGTGCAATTAGTGGTCGAGGGCGGCATTCCCAACCTCAAACTCTATTTTCTGCTCGGCCTTCCCACCGAATGTGAAGCCGATCTCGCCGAGCTGTTGTCTCTGACGGAAAAGATTCGCAGCCTCTGGTTGGCCGAAGGGAAAAAGCGCGGCCGCCTCGGACAATTGACCCTGTCTGTCAATCCCTTTATCCCTAAGCCCTTCACTCCGTTGCAGTGGGCTGCCATGGCTTCCCAAGCGGATTTGAAAAAGCGCTTTCGTAAAATTCGCGCTGCCATAGGCCGGTTGCCCAACACCGAGGTGATTTTCGAATCATTGCGTGGCGCCGAACTGCAGGCCTTTCTGGCCCGGGGCGACCGACGCACTGGGCGCACTCTGCCCTCCCTGGCTGCGGGAGATAATTTGCGTAAGGCCTGTAAACAGGCCGGGCTCGATGCGGGTTTCTATGTCACTCGCGAACGGGGTGCCGAAGAACTTTTCCCCTGGGAGGTCATCGACAGCGGCGTTGACCGCCACTATCTCTGGCAGGAGTATCTAAGGGCGGCAGAAGGGCAACTGACATCCCCTTGTGTATCGGGTTGTCAGCGTTGCGGTATCTGCAAGAAAGACCCGAACCCTGCTTGA